TAAAGAAATAAGCATTGGTGCTTAAAAAAAACTCTGATTTATATTTGTAAGCATCTGTCTAAGCACCCCACATTGTACATGGTCAACTTGGCTGAGCCGGTGCTCAACACTCAGATCTTTAACCAGGCGTAAAGCTTATAGTATATCCTCTGCCATTTCATTGTTACTTTGAATAAAAATAATTGATAATGATGATAAAGTActctatcttttttttttgaaagatcCAACAAGCCCACGCTTTTGATTTATCAGCAGTGAAAACTTGTACAACAGCGGTCGCCCGAAGAAATGACAAAAAATCAGGGCGATGAGCCAGCCATCTTCATGGCACTGATTCGTCACCCCTTGAAGCACAACAACACACATGCCTCATGGCACCATGGTCGTAACTCGTTCGTAGGTCACCGCCTTGGCACAAACAACCGTTCGGGGCCGCCACCCTGACATCATTTGTCCTCGTTGGTGAAACTACGCTACACAACAACTAAGACTCCCACAAAACACAGAGGACTTCAAGGTGGTGCCTTTGAGAAGATAGATACATGAACGCCACCACGCCAACTCCAACGGAGTTTGGGTTTTGACCCGAATAAACCTTGCCCTTTGTGGTGTAGGAGTGGCAGATTTCACGATGATGCCTTCAGGAAGGAGTAGCGACGCCCGAAGGCGCCATCATCTTCAACAACAGCCCAAGGCCAGCGTGTGGCATTCGCCTGGAACATCAACACCCTATTGAACTCCCCGGGGAGTAAGATCCTCACTACCGACCACCAACTCAGGCAAAGACCACGGCAGCTGTGCCAAACCAGAGCACCTACGACACCACCGTTCCGGGGACGCCTCCCATAAGCAAAGATGATCTAGACACCAAAGACACAACACCTAAAGCATACCGTCTAAGATGTTTCGCTGAAATAAGAACGACACCAATTGCTACAAAATGGATGTTGATTCCCCCTGTTATTGCCAGACAGTGTGCCTTGCTTCCAGACCAGCCGTTTGAATCTAAGCTATTACTAATATATTTTGAGAAAACATGAAACTAAGTTAATATAAAAAAGCAGTGATGCTGAAAATATGAATATATGAAATAAGAACATGGCATTTCAAACTCGTGCATGATGATACTAAGAGGAATACAAATTCACGGATAATAGAAACCGTACTAGGAAACGATAACTCCAACCATAAGCTACTGACTGCGAAAGCAGATACGAGATACCAACTAAAAACTACAATAACAGGGCAAGACGTGCATGCCTTGAAGCTACTTATTACTGCTCCTGAGCCCTTCCATCAGGCTCTGCGGTTACTGCTAGCACACCGAATTATTGGCCGACAATGAAGCTGGCACCGGTGCAGGAACTCCTGAACCCTATACTCTGCTAGGTCAAATACTAGAAGCAAAGCTGCAAGCTAAGCCATTAGTCGTTCATGATCTTCAGGTCTGGATCGTAGCGGCTTTGGTTCCCGGAAAGGGACCAGCCCACAGGAGCATATGAAGCGTGAATGGGATGGCCTGCGTTGTTTAACGCGCTGCCGTTAGGACTAGGTCCCATGGGGCTCCCTGGGTCATCAGAGTGATCACTCGATGTTCCATCGGATGCAGGACTAGCAGCTGAGGCTGCTGCAACAAAGCCGGCTGTCTGCATCGGTGCTGACGTTGGCTCACGTTTCACTTGTTCTTCCTTGGGCTTTTTACCTTCAGCAATGAAGCTGCCCACCACAACCTGAAACACATGGAAACCTGTCAACGGAGGCCTCTTGTCATGCTGATTTCAAGGAAGATGCCAGTTGAAAACAAAGTGCAAAGAGGAGATGAATTCAAGAACCTGGACGAGCGTGGCAGCCATAAGCATTCCAGCAACACTGCCTCCTACAATACGTCCATCCCTTCCAGCCAGTGCCACGCTCAAACCACCGGTCCTGCTACGAGTGTCACCATCCTCGGCAAGCAGATATGAGCCCGACAGAGAGAGAATTTCATAGTGGCCCTGTGACAAATAACAGTACTGCAATTCATATGTTTTACATATTGAATTTGTATGATAGAAAACTGTAATTGCATTACAAAAATTCCAACAAAATATTTGTGATGTGACTTTGTATTCTGACCATATGGCCAATAAACTATCACAAGCTCTAGAATGAATACACCCCAAAACCTGATGCTCTTAAAATCATATTTAATCATTTGCAATGTATGAGAGAGCAAGGATATTAAAATTTGACATCCGTTTTCATGTTGCATGCCAAGCTGGGATGTAACATAGAACAACATATTAGCCATTTCTTTTTCTATTCTCGGAGACTACATTGTCAAAAAAACAGACGAGAAGTGAACGCACTCCATACTGGGTTCATAACGAGTAAGCAAACAGAGACACTTACTGGCAAACCAATGAAGTAGCAGACCACAATGGAAATAGAATATAACAAAAAATTTAAATCAATGCATATGTTTAACTTGGTATTTGGTACTACCAAATAACAAACAAACATTTTATAGACCATATGCAACGGCTCTCAACAGAGTAATGCAAAACCAGACTATGATGCTATGGTAGGTCTTTGAGCTTGAGCAGGTACATTACTatttcacacaaaaataaaaGGCAAAAACTAAACATTGCTCCAAGTTCTTGGCATGTGCCTGAATGTACCTCGTATGTTACTATCCCACCAGAGGTTGCTGGTTGACGGAGTGTTGCTGTGCACAGCGAACCAGTTGCTGAGATTATACATGTAGTGCGTGGACCTTGTTGCGAAAAGGACAATATTTTTGAAGCAACATCCTGAAAAGAAAATGAATTGATGCATAAATGCCAATGCGTGCTAGATAGTCTGGATTTCAGACATCAGGTACAAGCAAGGAATAGGCTCAAGAATTATCTACTATTAGTAGGTAGTAGATTGATGTTGCAATTGTTGACAATTAGAAAATATAAGACTAATGGTAGATGAATGAATCTATGAAGCTATAATTATTTATTCATGCGAATGAACAATCTCATAGATTTGTAAGTACATCCTGTAAGCATTTTTCCATGCATCCTACAGATCagcagtactccctccgtctcagatTAACAGGCACGCACGCAGTTTAAGACAAAGTTTGACCATAgatttgatcaataaaatataAATTTTATGTCTATAAAATCTATATCATTAGATTCATATGCAAAAAAGTtttccaatgatataatttttttgacatatattttatattttattgatcAAAATAATGGTCAAAGCAATTTCTTAAACTACGTGATGGAGGTAGTAAGTTGGATACTGTAAAAATAAATATGCAGTAATGGCATGGAGAACATAAGAGGACCAGCAACATTTAATTAGACTCTGTAACAAGAGAAAAAAATCAAGAGGATAAAATCATCAAAAGATGCTACTTCTGTTTTctgtttgttctaagaggcacaTGGAAGTGATTTTTGTCATTTTGAACCCTATCAGGCATCCATCAACAAATGATTTGCGATTCACCAAGGGGTAGTCAAAGATTTTCAACATAAGGCAGCATGTTCATGAATATCTAGTTTTGTTCTGAACCAATACTGTAGCTAGCAGGGCAGTCTATTTAATTTTTCCACGGAATAATTCTCCAAGTGCAGCTTAAAAACAATCAGACCAGGCGAGCATATACATCATGGATGTAAGCAAAAAGACAGCAGAGAGGATACCTCATTTGGCTTCACGGTTATTATGTGAGGAGTAAATGATGTCCCGGAAGAACCTGCAAATCAGCAATTAGAATATCACAATGATCATTCCGCAGTCGCAAAAAAAAAATGGTTCGACAAAGGTAGCAAAATTAATTTGGTTCAAATAGGCTCATCAAATTATTATTTTTCATCAGATAGAAAGGCACCAAACAGCCTTCAAAACGTGTCTAATACGGCAAAGAGAAACTTTTTAAAAAACTGGGAAAGATAAACTTTAACCAATTGATACACCAAATCATTTAATGCCCTTTTATGCTGCAAAATGCAAAAGTTACAGCTTGAGGCAAGATAAAAATATGAGCAAAGTAATATATACATTCATAGAAAAATCTTATTACTAGAAAAAAAAAAGCAACATATCTACTGTCTAATATTAAAAGACCAAGCTCATGTTTGACTTCCACTTCTTATATTTAAAAGCTGCTCTGTGCATAACTAAGAAGTCTAAGATAAAGCATATGTGTACTTTTTAACTGCCTGCATTATTCTAACCTATTTAATTCGTTGAAAAATAATTTAAAATGTGGAGACACAATTCAAGCCTGTCCAAACATGACCTTTGAACATTAAAAAGAAAAAGACATGCCGCCTTATTGAGAAGGTTGACACTTGTGAATTCAGAGCAATGCGGATGCAGCCAAAATTACCTAAGGCGTCGAGTTGTTTCTTTTTCCCAGACCCAGGGGGGCGCCCTCTGCGCTTCCCGTCAGGATTCGAGTTCGACTTCGAACCTGCACCGCCGGACTGCCTGCCCGCCTCGGTGGCAGGTTTCGGCCCCATGCCGAGGGTCCCGTCCGGACCATACTTCCTCGgcctccccctcttcttcttcacgAGCTCCCCGCCACTGCCGCTGATGACGATGGCGCCAGCGCCGCTGCCCGGATGCTGTTGTTGGATGCCCGGCTGGCCGGAATCGGGCCGGTACATGGCCACCGGCATTTCCGCCGGCTTCATCGCCGGCGAGGCGGTGGGCGACGCCATGGGGTTGAAGGCGAGCGGCATCCCTTGCATAACATTCGCGGAGCCCGGCGACATGGCCGGCGCGGGGCCGTAGGCGTTCTGCGGCATCATGACGCCCGCGGTCGCCGGCGGCGAGCCCAGGcgcggcggctgcggcggcggtggCTGCTGCTGATCCCGTCCGTCCATCTCGCGGCGAAACCCTAGCTTCCCCCCGAATCCGACGCGCTCGTCGCCTGCCTTCGGTTGCTCCGGGCAGAGCGCGCGCGCGGTTACGGCGGTTGTACGTGAGCCTCCCTCGCTGCACGCAAAAACTAATCCGGGGAATCGAATAAAATACAGAGGAAATGGGGAAAGCGGAGGCGGATTTGTGCGtgcaaagaaaaatcaaatcaatttGGGAGATGAGTTACCTGCCTGCCTCAAGGGTCGGATCGGATCTGTAGGCCACACGAGGACTCGCGTAATAAATCTGCCCCCTCCTCGTGTGTGCTCTTTCGGTTGTGGATGGACAAAACTACCCCCAGCTTCCTTTTATACCGTCAAACTTTGCTTAGTCGGTGGAAAATAGATcaggcatgggcagcccggcccagaTGGCCCGAGTAAGCCCTGCCCAAAATACCTGGGCTGGGCCAGTCACGGGCTTACAATATGCGATATTTAGGCAAGGATTGGGCTAAGTGCGGGCTTACAAAATGCGATATTTAGGCAAGGATCAGGCCAAGCTGGGCTTTCTTCTCTTGCTTGGGCTGGGCTCGGGCCTGATTTATAGGCCCAATAGTGGGGTTGGGTATGTTTTTAGCATCGGGCTTTTCGTGCCATTTGGGCCGGGTGTACTGTAAAACtttaaccatgatcatccatggtgattttttttccctcaaaaaaaaaatccatggTGATTTTCTTATTTATAAATATATATGTCTACCGAGAATAGGTCTTCATCTTCGTTGCCGATGGAACGTCGTGATGCTAGCTATGTCGCACATACTCCTCAGCCTTAGAGCCAAGGAGTCCTTATAATTAAAGCAGGGAAGTCCCCCGACGTTTCGTGGAGACGCCAGCCACGATGATCCGAAGCGCCGAATGGTGACCTATAGAAGAATAGAAGGCCCAACGAGGAGCCACATCAACACTGAAAAACATCGCCACATGAACTTATTGACGAGACCACCAACACAACCATGAACCCAACACGCACATCATGGGTGATCCACCCCCTTTGATTGATCAGGATTCTCACACACTCCACGTGCAACAGCGAAACCAACACTCTACAACACGGAAATTACCAGAGTTAATGTTTCCAGTGTGTTGCCGTCTCCACCACCTAAAAGAGCATCATCAAAACACTGAAACATAAGGACTCCCTTGAAGTGCCGAGAACCATGGTCATCCCCACCTCCCGCATGGAAAACGCATGTTGGGTGCGAGGGAGACTACTGGAATCAGCTAATGAAAAGATTTTATGAGCTAGGCTTTCTGAAGATGCATCTAGGATCGTGTGGGGTTTTGGATGATTAATCATAAGGAAATTGAGGTTTCATCGTCAAAAAATCATATGGAAATCGAGGATCTAATCATTTAATCATAAGGCAATACTTTTTATTATCAATTAATTCTAAGCATGTGAACAACCCACATTTTAGGGGAGTGTTAAaatgatgtgttgcatcatctctatattAGGATGTGATGCCCATTTAAATATGAGTCAAACACTACATAGAAGTTGCATTGCATATATCTTAGCTAGAACTTATTTTGTGTAAACATGTGGATGAAAAAGATGTCAAGTGAACACATGAAtccggtccattttttaacataAGAACAAACATTTAGATTTCTGCATACCATCAGCTTTATTAAATATTTTTGAAAATGCAAAAAATAAACATCCATTGCATTTACATATAATTTTCTTATATTATTTTCATTGTCAACCTCACATTCTAATATACTGTGTTACCTGACAACCACCATGGTTAAGTTGGGGATATAAGAGAACTTTTTCCAATTTTGCATGCATTGCTTAAAGAAGGAGCTAATGACCTAGAGAGTCCTTGTGTTCAATAATCAACACCGAGTCATTCATGCTGGGACTGGCTATCCTTTACCCGGGGTGGGACTGGCTATGCGCAAAAATACATACACGAAGTTATGTAACATTTTTATCtcaacaaattaaagtatgtttaATATTTTCATTCTAGTTGATAGCGAGTAGACTTTTCAATTTTTTTGGGTGCAAATTAATAATTGTATGGCTTTCCATTTCTTTTTGGAaatgtgaaagtgcatggagcccccatgtgtggttttggtaattaatgacaatccctatggactaatgtttgcgttgagttatatttgtaggagttgtccataggcaatgcttgaaccatatgttggcttcaaggttgcaataagaagaaattgatgaaggatatcaagtgtcaagcatgtcttcaagatggagatgaagagttgtccataggcaatgcttgaaccatatgttggcttcaaggttgcaataagaagaaattgatgaaggatatcaagtgtcaagtatgtcttgaagatgaagatgaagtgagccctcaagttatctcaagacatcaacatgatgaagaatgaagaaatgaagtgcaagttcaagatgagccaactcgaagagatcatatgcttgaagcttgccatccatatggtgttcatggatatgtgaagatgcaccgaagaagtagctctcccatagtggagtatgggggagcatttcgcatga
This region of Lolium perenne isolate Kyuss_39 chromosome 2, Kyuss_2.0, whole genome shotgun sequence genomic DNA includes:
- the LOC127336564 gene encoding AT-hook motif nuclear-localized protein 10, with the translated sequence MDGRDQQQPPPPQPPRLGSPPATAGVMMPQNAYGPAPAMSPGSANVMQGMPLAFNPMASPTASPAMKPAEMPVAMYRPDSGQPGIQQQHPGSGAGAIVISGSGGELVKKKRGRPRKYGPDGTLGMGPKPATEAGRQSGGAGSKSNSNPDGKRRGRPPGSGKKKQLDALGSSGTSFTPHIITVKPNEDVASKILSFSQQGPRTTCIISATGSLCTATLRQPATSGGIVTYEGHYEILSLSGSYLLAEDGDTRSRTGGLSVALAGRDGRIVGGSVAGMLMAATLVQVVVGSFIAEGKKPKEEQVKREPTSAPMQTAGFVAAASAASPASDGTSSDHSDDPGSPMGPSPNGSALNNAGHPIHASYAPVGWSLSGNQSRYDPDLKIMND